In the Aridibaculum aurantiacum genome, TCTCTTCACGATGACCACTTGCTTCAAACACGGTGTAGTCTTTCCTTATTACCACTGCTCTTGCACCGTATTCGCGTAGCAGTCTTTCTACTTTTACTTTTTCAGCTATTTCGTTAGTACTTACTTTATACAGCGCCAGTTCCTGCCAAATGATCTCGTCGTTGGTGTTGTAATAAACTTTCAGTACTTCCACCTGCTTTTCTATCTGGCGACATACCTTTCTCACTACCTCTTCGGTTTCGTGTATCACCAATGTAAAGCGGGAGATGCTTTCTATTTCACAAGGGGAGCTGTTGATGCTTTCGATATTAATCTTCCTGCGAGAGAAAATAATGGCGATACGCACCAGCAAGCCGATCTGGTTTTCAGCATAAACTGTTATGGTGAATTCCTGCTTTGTGGGTGCAGCCACTATCTGATCTGCTTTATGAATTAGTGTGCTCATTTAAATATTTTTAGCTGTCAGGTGTGACGTATGGGGTTTGAGGTATAACACATCCGACATCATCACATCCGACATCAGAAATTTATTTCAACCTGATCTCGCTTACGCTGCAGCCTTGCGGCACCATAGGAAATACATTGTCTTCTTTGCCTACCATTACTTCCAGCAAATAAGATCCATCATGATCAAGCATTGTTTGAAGCGCTTTTTGCAACTCATCTCTTTCAGTTACTTTATTGCCAGGAATGCCATAGCCTTTTGCTACCATCACATAGTCAGGACTGGCAATGTCAACAAAAGAGTAACGCTTATCATGAAACAGTTGCTGCCACTGGCGCACCATGCCAAGGAACTGGTTATTAAGTATGATGATCTTTACGTTCACGCCACTCTGCATGATGGTGCCAAATTCCTGTATCGTCATTTGTATACCACCATCACCTATGATGGCTACTACCGGGCGATCTTCGGCGCCAAACTTTGCACCGATGGCAGCGGGTAAAGCAAAGCCCATAGTGCCTGCACCACCCGATGTAATATTGCTTCTTGATTGATTGAACTTAGCATAGCGGCAGGCTATCATCTGGTGCTGTCCCACATCTGATACAATGATGGCATCGCCTTTTGTGAGTGCATTCAGTTGATGCACCACTTCGCCCATGGTTAGCTGTCCTACCAGCGGGTTCAGCTCTTTTTCTATCAATGATTCTTCTTCAATTTTCCTGTAGGTATAGAAGCGTTCTACCCACTGCGGGTATACACGTGGTGTTACCAGTTCAGTAAGCAAGGGAAGCGTTTCCTTACAATCGCCCCAAACGCCTACAGTAGCTTTTACGTTCTTGTCAATTTCAGAAGGATCGATATCAAGATGAATGATCTTCGCCTGCTTGGCGTATTTATCAAGTCTGCCTGTCACGCGATCATCGAAGCGCATTCCAATAGCAATCAGAACATCGCATTCGTTCGTAAGTACGTTCGGGCCGTAGTTGCCGTGCATACCCAGCATACCAACATTCAGTGGATGATCTGTAGGTAATGCGCCAGCGCCAAGTATGGTCCACGCAGCAGGAATGCCTGACTTTTCTATAAATGTTCTGAATTCTTTTTCTGCTTTACCAAGAATAACACCTTGACCAAATAATACAAAAGGTTGTTTCGCCTCATTGATCAGTTGCGCAGCCTGTTGGATGTATTCTTTGCGAACAATAGGCTTAGGCCTGTAGCTGCGTATATGATTGCACTTTGTATAGCCGTGGTAAGCAAACTTATCCAGCTGTGCATTTTTTGTGATGTCAATAAGTACTGGTCCGGGTCTGCCTGTTTTAGCAATATGAAATGCTTTAGCAAGTACAGCAGGAATTTCTTTTGCGTCTGTTACCTGGTAGTTCCATTTGGTAACAGGCGTAGTAATATTGAGTACATCCACTTCCTGGAAAGCATCGGTGCCAAGTAAGTGAGCGAACACCTGGCCGGTGATACAAACTAGTGGAGTGCTGTCGATCATTGCATCGGCAAGGCCTGTGATAAGATTGGTTGCACCAGGACCACTGGTTGCAAACACAACACCTACACGACCTGATGAACGTGCATAACCTTGTGCTGCATGTATGCCTCCTTGCTCGTGGCGAACAAGGATATGTTTTAGCTTATCGTGATAGTCGTACAATGCATCGTATATCGGCATGATGGCGCCACCAGGATATCCAAAAATCGTGTCTACGCCTTCAGCTACGAATGCTTCCAGCACAGCACGTGAACCGCTCAGGCTGACCTCTTCTGCAGTGGTTGTTGCTACTGCAGTTTTCAAAGTTGGTTCTACCAGTATGTCAAGTGTTTCGCTCATGGTAATATGTTTTGTTCCTGGTTTCTTGTTCCTGGATATCCTTGTTTAGACAAATACTAATTCTGTTGGTTTTATCATTCGTCTGTTACGCAGCCTTCTGCTGCACTGCTTACCTGCTTTGCATATTTGTATAAAAGGCCCTTCTTTACTTTTAGTTCCGGCTGTTGCCATTTAGCACGACGTGCTGCTATGGTTGCTTCATCTACTTTAAGTGTGATGGCTTTATCAGCTACGTTTATCTCGATGATGTCATTGTCCTCTACCAATGCTATCAGTCCACCTTCGTATGATTCAGGTGTAATGTGTCCTACAACAAAACCGTGGGTGCCGCCACTAAATCTTCCATCAGTGATAAGGGCGATAGAGCTACCTAATCCTGCACCAATAATTGCTGATGTTGGCTTTAGCATCTCAGGCATACCAGGTGCACCTTTTGGTCCTACATTGCGAATAACCACTACGTCGCCTGCTTTTATTTTGCCGGAATGAATACCAGCTATCAGTTCAAATTCTCCATCAAATACCCTGGCTGTTCCTTCAAATTGTTCACCTTCTTTACCGCTGATTTTTGCTACACTACCACCTTCTGCAAGGTTGCCGTATAGTATCTGCAGGTGCCCTGTCTTTTTTACCGGCGACTCTAGCGGAAGAATGATCTTTTGTTGGTCAAAATCAAGATCTGGGACATTAGCAAGGTTCTCTGCAATGGTCTTACCAGTTACGGTTAAACAATCGCCATGTAACAAACCTTCTTTCAATAAATATTTCATTACCGCAGGAACGCCACCATATTGGTGCAGGTCCTGCATCAGGTATTTTCCGCTAGGTTTGAAATCTGCAAGCACAGGAACCCTGTCACTGATGCTTTGGAAATCATCTTGTGTAAGTGCAACGTTCACACTCTTTGCCATTGCTATCAGGTGCAGCACTGCGTTGGTACTTCCACCCAACACCATGATAACAGTAATTGCATTTTCAAATGCTTTACGCGTCATGATGTCTGAAGGCTTGATGTCGTTCTCTAGCAGCAGGCGTATTGCTTTACCTGCAGCCAGGCATTCAGCTTTCTTTTCTTCACTCAGTGCAGGATTTGAAGAAGAGTAGGGAAGGCTCATGCCGAGTGCTTCTATAGCACTGGCCATTGTATTAGCAGTATACATTCCGCCACATGCGCCTGCACCAGGGCAAGAATGTTTTACTATTCCTTTAAAATCTTCTTCCGTTAAACTGCCGGCAAGCTTTTGTCCCAATGCTTCAAAAGCAGAAACAATATTTAAGTCTTGTCCATTATATTTTCCGGGGGCAATGGTGCCACCGTATACCATGATGGCAGGACGGTTCAATCTTCCCATTGCTATTAATGAGCCGGGCATATTTTTATCGCAACCAGGCAATGCTATGATTGCATCATAATACTGCGCGCCGCATACAGCTTCTATAGAGTCGGCAATTACATCGCGACTTACCAGCGAGTAGCGCATGCCTTCGGTACCATTACTGATGCCATCGCTTACGCCAATGGTATTAAAGATTAAGCCTACCAATTCATTATCCCATACACCTTGCTTCACCAGCTTTGCCAGGTCGTTCAGGTGCATGTTGCAGGTGTTGCCATCGTAGCCCATGCTTACAACACCTACCTGAGCTTTTGCAAGATCTTCGTCTGTTAGTCCTATACCATACAACATCGCCTGCGCAGCAGGTTGCGTTGTGTCTTGTGTGATTGTCTTGCTATATTTATTCAATTCCATTAGGCTACCAATGCTGTTTTTGTTTCTCTTTCCAATACTTTGTCTTTGTATGCTTTCTGTAGAACAGCACCCAGTGTTTTCTCCCATGCAAAAGTGAAAGGCACATCATCTAAAGAAGCAATGCCTATTACTTCGGCGGCAGTACCACAGAAAAATGCACCATCTGCTCCTTTTACTTCTTCAGGTGTCAGTTGTGTTTCTACTACCTGTATGCCTAGCTCCTGGCATATTTCAATTATGGTAGCGCGTGTTATGCCTGGCAGAATATTACCACGCTGCGGAGTATATAAAACGCCATTGCGTTCAATGAAAATGTTTGCTCCCGGG is a window encoding:
- the ilvN gene encoding acetolactate synthase small subunit, producing the protein MSTLIHKADQIVAAPTKQEFTITVYAENQIGLLVRIAIIFSRRKINIESINSSPCEIESISRFTLVIHETEEVVRKVCRQIEKQVEVLKVYYNTNDEIIWQELALYKVSTNEIAEKVKVERLLREYGARAVVIRKDYTVFEASGHREETDKLVDVLSEVGLIEFVRSARVAIIKASAGFHEKLREFEAEQPSEEVVENEYLNRNEEVFTM
- the ilvD gene encoding dihydroxy-acid dehydratase → MELNKYSKTITQDTTQPAAQAMLYGIGLTDEDLAKAQVGVVSMGYDGNTCNMHLNDLAKLVKQGVWDNELVGLIFNTIGVSDGISNGTEGMRYSLVSRDVIADSIEAVCGAQYYDAIIALPGCDKNMPGSLIAMGRLNRPAIMVYGGTIAPGKYNGQDLNIVSAFEALGQKLAGSLTEEDFKGIVKHSCPGAGACGGMYTANTMASAIEALGMSLPYSSSNPALSEEKKAECLAAGKAIRLLLENDIKPSDIMTRKAFENAITVIMVLGGSTNAVLHLIAMAKSVNVALTQDDFQSISDRVPVLADFKPSGKYLMQDLHQYGGVPAVMKYLLKEGLLHGDCLTVTGKTIAENLANVPDLDFDQQKIILPLESPVKKTGHLQILYGNLAEGGSVAKISGKEGEQFEGTARVFDGEFELIAGIHSGKIKAGDVVVIRNVGPKGAPGMPEMLKPTSAIIGAGLGSSIALITDGRFSGGTHGFVVGHITPESYEGGLIALVEDNDIIEINVADKAITLKVDEATIAARRAKWQQPELKVKKGLLYKYAKQVSSAAEGCVTDE
- the ilvB gene encoding biosynthetic-type acetolactate synthase large subunit; its protein translation is MSETLDILVEPTLKTAVATTTAEEVSLSGSRAVLEAFVAEGVDTIFGYPGGAIMPIYDALYDYHDKLKHILVRHEQGGIHAAQGYARSSGRVGVVFATSGPGATNLITGLADAMIDSTPLVCITGQVFAHLLGTDAFQEVDVLNITTPVTKWNYQVTDAKEIPAVLAKAFHIAKTGRPGPVLIDITKNAQLDKFAYHGYTKCNHIRSYRPKPIVRKEYIQQAAQLINEAKQPFVLFGQGVILGKAEKEFRTFIEKSGIPAAWTILGAGALPTDHPLNVGMLGMHGNYGPNVLTNECDVLIAIGMRFDDRVTGRLDKYAKQAKIIHLDIDPSEIDKNVKATVGVWGDCKETLPLLTELVTPRVYPQWVERFYTYRKIEEESLIEKELNPLVGQLTMGEVVHQLNALTKGDAIIVSDVGQHQMIACRYAKFNQSRSNITSGGAGTMGFALPAAIGAKFGAEDRPVVAIIGDGGIQMTIQEFGTIMQSGVNVKIIILNNQFLGMVRQWQQLFHDKRYSFVDIASPDYVMVAKGYGIPGNKVTERDELQKALQTMLDHDGSYLLEVMVGKEDNVFPMVPQGCSVSEIRLK